From Dromaius novaehollandiae isolate bDroNov1 chromosome 15, bDroNov1.hap1, whole genome shotgun sequence, a single genomic window includes:
- the PRELID2 gene encoding PRELI domain-containing protein 2 isoform X1: MGVTVEVHRVYRYPFEQVVASYLRKYPSPMEKHVTAVETVEEKTDLSTGIIYRRRIATCQNVIPEILRKVSVLKVSDIYLEEESWLNMRKRKMSMKTHCLTWTQYASLSEESVFRESSENPNWTDFTQKGRISVTGAGLLNCVLEAFAQSFLKQGVKKGIKIMETLLQEQFG, translated from the exons atgGGGGTGACGGTGGAGGTGCACCGGGTGTACCGGTACCCCTTCGAGCAGGTGGTGGCCAGCTACCTCCGCAAG TATCCTAGTCCCATGGAGAAACATGTCACGGCTGTAGAAACAGTGGAAGAGAAAACAG ATTTGTCTACGGGGATTATTTACCGGAGGAGAATTGCAACCTGTCAGAATGTCATTCCTGAAATCTTAAGAAAG GTCAGTGTCTTAAAAGTGTCTGACATCTACTTGGAAGAGGAATCTTGGCTTAATATGcggaaaagaaaaatgtctatGAAAACCCATTGTCTTACGTGGACACAGTACGCGTCGCTAAGTGAGGAATCCGTCTTCAGGGAAAGCTCGGAAAATCCCAATTG GACAGACTTCACACAGAAAGGCAGAATATCAGTTACAGGGGCAGGTTTGCTCAACTGTGTATTGGAAGCTTTTGCTCAATCATTTCTAAAACAAGGTGTGAAGAAG
- the GRXCR2 gene encoding glutaredoxin domain-containing cysteine-rich protein 2, whose amino-acid sequence MDEPQKKLNQRHEGRPRKVRFKISSAYSGRVLKQVYEDGQELEPPAKERARRFVRHSFEPEGRFRGAGETPEHGFHSPAKLTAQRISIFKEDKKYSLTSNSPLFTDCQSSESLCRTSPILDFGKIIIYTNNLKIIRAPMDQKELVRRIIQTEGMNDWAFKYRERKERLSDGHRKEVEKKVACSQYVQKGDAERGCSRCKGSGSAPCSLCHGSKFSMLANRFRESYRALRCPACNESGRQPCPLCAA is encoded by the exons ATGGATGAGCCTCAGAAGAAACTCAACCAAAGGCATGAGGGAAGACCCCGCAAAGTGAGGTTCAAAATATCCTCAGCCTACAGCGGTCGCGTGCTGAAACAGGTCTATGAAGACGGCCAGGAGCTCGAGCCGCCTGCGAAGGAACGCGCTCGGCGCTTCGTCCGCCACAGCTTCGAGCCGGAGGGCCGTTTCCGCGGGGCTGGGGAGACGCCAGAACACGGGTTTCATTCACCAGCCAAGCTGACTGCCCAGAGGATCAGTATATTCAAAGAGGATAAGAAATACAGTCTCACGAGTAACTCTCCTCTCTTCACTGACTGCCAGTCAAGTGAAAGCCTTTGCAGG ACCTCCCCAATTCTAGATTTTGGCAAGATCATCATCTACACTAATAACCTGAAAATCATCCGGGCGCCGATGGACCAGAAAGAGCTCGTGAGGAGAATCATCCAGACTGAGGGAATGAATGACTGGGCCTTCAAATAccgggaaaggaaagaaagattgaGTGATGGACACAGAAAAGAGGTGGAGAAAAAGGTTGCCTGCAGCCAGTACGTGCAG AAAGGAGATGCTGAGCGCGGCTGTTCCCGGTGTAAAGGCTCGGGCTCCGCTCCCTGCTCGCTGTGCCACGGAAGCAAGTTTTCCATGCTGGCCAACAGGTTTAGAGAGTCCTACAGGGCCCTCCGATGTCCCGCTTGCAACGAAAGCGGCCGGCAGCCCTGCCCGCTCTGCGCGGCCTGA
- the PRELID2 gene encoding PRELI domain-containing protein 2 isoform X3 → MYPSPMEKHVTAVETVEEKTDLSTGIIYRRRIATCQNVIPEILRKVSVLKVSDIYLEEESWLNMRKRKMSMKTHCLTWTQYASLSEESVFRESSENPNWTDFTQKGRISVTGAGLLNCVLEAFAQSFLKQGVKKGIKIMETLLQEQFG, encoded by the exons ATG TATCCTAGTCCCATGGAGAAACATGTCACGGCTGTAGAAACAGTGGAAGAGAAAACAG ATTTGTCTACGGGGATTATTTACCGGAGGAGAATTGCAACCTGTCAGAATGTCATTCCTGAAATCTTAAGAAAG GTCAGTGTCTTAAAAGTGTCTGACATCTACTTGGAAGAGGAATCTTGGCTTAATATGcggaaaagaaaaatgtctatGAAAACCCATTGTCTTACGTGGACACAGTACGCGTCGCTAAGTGAGGAATCCGTCTTCAGGGAAAGCTCGGAAAATCCCAATTG GACAGACTTCACACAGAAAGGCAGAATATCAGTTACAGGGGCAGGTTTGCTCAACTGTGTATTGGAAGCTTTTGCTCAATCATTTCTAAAACAAGGTGTGAAGAAG
- the PRELID2 gene encoding PRELI domain-containing protein 2 isoform X4, with the protein MEKHVTAVETVEEKTDLSTGIIYRRRIATCQNVIPEILRKVSVLKVSDIYLEEESWLNMRKRKMSMKTHCLTWTQYASLSEESVFRESSENPNWTDFTQKGRISVTGAGLLNCVLEAFAQSFLKQGVKKGIKIMETLLQEQFG; encoded by the exons ATGGAGAAACATGTCACGGCTGTAGAAACAGTGGAAGAGAAAACAG ATTTGTCTACGGGGATTATTTACCGGAGGAGAATTGCAACCTGTCAGAATGTCATTCCTGAAATCTTAAGAAAG GTCAGTGTCTTAAAAGTGTCTGACATCTACTTGGAAGAGGAATCTTGGCTTAATATGcggaaaagaaaaatgtctatGAAAACCCATTGTCTTACGTGGACACAGTACGCGTCGCTAAGTGAGGAATCCGTCTTCAGGGAAAGCTCGGAAAATCCCAATTG GACAGACTTCACACAGAAAGGCAGAATATCAGTTACAGGGGCAGGTTTGCTCAACTGTGTATTGGAAGCTTTTGCTCAATCATTTCTAAAACAAGGTGTGAAGAAG